The sequence TAAAACAATGGTTATAGTAATGTTGCTTAAGCGGGGACACAGGTTGAAAAAACCCAGAAGGATCAATTCCTTGAATGTGCAGTTACCGATTCATGTTCATGGAAATTTTTATGCATCTTGGATCAATATTTTAGCCATAATAGTGTTTTATATAAGGTCGGCGAGCTGAATTTTCActgatgaatgcacaaaaaaggGCCTTTCACCCCGACTCGCGGCTGTCGTTCTACGTTTctgatcgcagccatcttggccTTGTTTAAAAAAGCCACTCTTCTTTAGTTTTCATGGCAGCACTGCTTCGTGCACTCAATTACTACGAAGAGAAAGCCAGCGAAAAAGTTGCCCCGATGTGCGATTTCGTTCGTCGACTGAGACGGACATGTGACCACAAGCGTGCCTGCCATTGGCAGATTTTCGTCGTCTGCTCAGAAGCTTGGCGTGCAACATTGTCAAATTCAGTTAGCTACAAAGCATAAATTCAGCGAATGAAAAGAAACACAGGGTGTTCAACTTTCGGAAGTGCGCGGTAGCTTCGGACGACTCCCAAGGTTTTGTCCGAATTAACCGGTGTGTGGCCAAATACATCCAACTTAACAAGGGTTTGATGTTACTAACGGATACGCCTGCCGGGACCAGAGGGCAAATGCAAATAATCCGATTTTCCAAATTAATGGGTGTGAAAGTAAGGAGGCTTTACTGTACATACGAGTAGCTGCCGCCATGGCTTTCCTTTTTTACCCCTTTCCTTGTTCGTTCGCCCTGCATCTCATCTGCGTTCTCCTCATCACTGCTCCCTGAGGCAGCCCACCTCATGGAGCAGTGTGCTCATTGCTTCACTTGTCTGCAGTATTTCCTGGCAGCTGCATTACAACTGATATTTTGACTCGCACGGCTGCACATAACCAGTATGCGTATACACGGAGTTCTATGAGAGAGTAAATGGGAGTCAAAAAAGAGCACGTTATAGCCAGTCCTGCACTATAAGCAGTTACGTTGTAAGTGGTCTAAACTGCATAGTCAACACATGTACCGAATCTCCATTCACTGGTAACATAACAGAAGCCAGCCACGCTGTGACGGACAACTGCGGGTTTCTTCACAACAGTTACTCCGTCCATCACTTAATTGCCTCCCTCATCGGCGCAGACATTGAGGAACGTGTTGTCGTCACTTGAAGCTGCCCGAAGGTTCTTGGCGACAAAGATCAGTCGGCCGAGACGGTGTCGTTATTTCACACAAGGAACAAATGTTGGATGCATGAAGCGCTCGGCGTTTGCACAAAAAAACAGCCTTTACAGCAGTTGGCAACTTGGCCTGGCTCGTTCCATTGTCCTGGCACAGCCAGTGACTACTTGATCGACTAGGGTTCGCTAGTTTCAGTTTCAACGAGGCACGAGCAACATGGCCGGCGACCGTGCCAGTGacacataaaaacaaaaatatcTTTCTGCTCGACCCGATGGCTGAACTGGCACGTGGTTGTGCATGCGGAGTCTGAATTATCGTACGGCACATATTAAGGTGTCAGAAATTTCAGTCATctttacacattaagtctatggTGCCAAGAGGCTGTCCAGATATTCCAGATGTCCGAATTATCGGCAAATGAATTATAGGTCGGAAACTGTAAAATGCTGGTAGACGTCCAAGTAGTGAACATAAGGTATATGAGAAGCTGGGCAGTTAATGTTACGAATAGAAGGGATGACATGCAGTCTGTTTAAGaaacagaataggtgccaagggaaggaaaataCAGTCAAGGGTTGCGATGAGCACAGCATACAACAGTTTTCCAATAGTCTCTGCCACACGTGCGTACAAAAAGGTCAGCTCGTGCTGAAAAAGCACATTTGTAGCAATGACCAGGCAAAATACGCACCAGCTTTGAATCGATCTTGGCATCAAGGTGGGCATTGCGGATCAAGTTAACGATCCACTTTTCGGCAGCTTCAGGCGTCATGTTGAGCTTCTCGGCCAACATACTGAAgaaaaaaacacacgcacacagaaaTGAGACATTCTGCAGTGCAATAAAATAGAACATGAAACAGCTAGAACTATGGGATACATAGAATTACATGGGTAATCTTGATATCATGTTGGACAGATATCGCTGGAAGTAGGATGGCTATATGCTTTTCCAATTTTGAAGTGTTATAAGAAGTGCAGACCCGAAAGTATCGCCACACTGCTCGAATAGCTATGTGGGTCTGAAGCATTAtttcacaaataaagaaaaacgcttGTAGAAAGGTTACTCAAAAGTGCTTTTGGAGTCATGGTGGCAGTAACGTACAAATATGACGTAAAAGGATGGACAGACAAAGGAACAACTTGTCAACTTAAGATGGCCACTGTCTAATTAGCCGTCCACAACAAGTATTGTAACACAGCCTACGGAGCCCTATGTTTGAAAAGTCAGCAGCCGTACTTGATGGAGATGCactcgtggatgcggcagaaggTCTCAAAGATGAAGAGGCGGGCGTTCTCGATGAAGTCGTCCTGACAGGCCACCAGGAAGAAGTCGTTGGAGAGGACCACCTCGCACTCGCGAAGCTTCTGCTGAGCCTTGTCAAAGTCGAAGTTGACAAACAGGCACTCCACGAACTCGGTGATCGGGTCATGGTAGGTGTACGACTCCTGCGCATCAAGCGTTCCAGAAGGGAGTTGGTAACGTAAGCGACACAATGTCTCGATCAGTCATGTGTCGAGGCCAAGGTAACCAAGCGATTCCATTCAaattttccttttcctttgtgCGCTCCATCAGTGGTTGGAGTGCAGCTCCAGCTATGCTATCAAGACTGGCTCTTTACGAGCAGGGAATAAATGAAATTGCGGGGTTGTAGCCCACTCCCGGTCATGTGTCGGGCCCCACCCAACACACTAAAATATTGGTTTCGCTCAACTGTCAAGCAGCAACCAGATTGTGCacaatcctaaaattggcctttgccgcATAACTTAAATAAGTCGCCGTGCACACGtgttgacccctatggtgacttCAATAGTGACACCATTAGTTGCAGCATGTATCGGCAGGGCTTAGAAGAGAGCGAACGCGTTGAACGTCACCTCCCATCGAAAAGACCTATTTTGAACCTGCCCTAGgaacattttcaagcaataatggcTAGCAgcatgcgaatattcgaaacacTGAATATTCTATTCGAATCAATTATTCGATTCAATTACAAAAACACATTCACTGAGTGTATTGAACCGGGAATATTGAGGGTATTGAACCGGAAGCTAAAAGcaaaaacagtgaaaaaaagaatttaTTGTTGCTCTAGCCAGAGCTGAAATAGAACATTACCATTTTTCTTCCCTCCAGAGCAaaagcaaaaggaaagaaaattacGGTTTTCGGCTCGGGTAGGCAACCTTTCCTGGAGCTTTTCATTCATGCATTGGTTGCACTGGTTGCTCAATTAAGCTACCTCATTTCTATATACACAAAACCTTcccttcattttaaaagtagcaTCACCGTTAGTATAGTTTTTGGCATATTGCATCAGAGGACAGACTAGGCGTTTTGTTAACGCAGCAATATTTACATCGCATCAGACGTGCGGACTCGTCAGATTGAGATATGTGTAAAGTAGCCGAGACAGTGGAGTGCATATACTTGTTGCTTGTCCACAATATGATGGCGAACGGGAGGCATTGGTCTCTTCATTAGCGCCAAATAACAACAGGCCATTCAGTGAAAAAGTGTTACTGGGCCACTGACTGGACATATAATGAAGCGAAGCCATCAAGGCTCTCTCACATTATTTGGCTAACCCAGGCCTAGATTCAAGGCTGTGAACGGGCCCTTCGAACATGAACATGCACGCAATTGCATCCTGCTGGCTGTCATTACCCCTCAGTCTCCTATTTCTCTCCTCTTCCCTTTCTCCCCGAGCAGAGTAGCAGACTGGAGGACTCTGTTTCCTCAATACATTGTCCCCTCTCTCCGTCTTTCGCTGaacaaagcttcgcttcagaAAGATTCCAGCACTGGTATTGGATCTACAGAACTCCTCTGTAATTACTCGCAGCCTGAAGAACAAAACAGGCATAAAGAGCATTCTTTACTCGTCGTTTTGCACCACaacgaactcgcccaaacctcTACTCTAATATTCTATTCAATTCGCACTTGGTTTTCATTATTAGGGTCCGCTTTGTATTGCATttgtattctggggttttatgtgccaacaCCTCAATTTCATtacgaggcatgctgtagtgggggactccagattaattggAACTCCAAAttttttgaccaccagggaatccttaacgtgcccccaagAATCCACTTCGAAATTGAAAATTTGACATTTGCACACTCCTAAGAATGGTAGTTCACTGTGTCCTGTTATGGTATTTACCTAATTCTTACACGCATTTTATTTTCCCAAAGAATACTGGGTCATAAATTAACTGCACTGTACAGTCGGATTTAGAAGCCAAATCCATGTTTGTGACATtggtatgctttactgcataacaTGGATGTATTGCGGCAATGCTGACTTTGGGAAACGGGCTGTCCtcgtgcaacacatattagacccttgcccatctTTCTTGGTAAAAAAATCAAGCACGCACAACCTTTCTTCTTTGTTTGGGAGCTCTAATATAATTTTTATGTTACTTTTCTCCTTcagacacatagaaagtgggtgcGCATGAGATTCAGGGGCATGTTGGAGTAGTGCAAATACTTCCAAATGAATCAGCGTTGTGTTTGGACGTCTTTTCTGCagcttgtttaattcgacccaccGGGTAATTCACTCATTTTCGTCAGCCTCGTCGGGGTATTTTTGTAGCATCTGCTGCCTCGCTTGCcaagtatgaaatggagtataatCTCCACAAGAAGATCAACTGCCCATGTAACTCTCTAACCCACGCTGCCACTTTCCTACTTTCTAAACATCTACACACAACCTACCCTAGTAATAATAATGGGACTTACCTGCTGAATGACCTTCACAAGGTCACGAAGCGCATTTCGCTTCTGCTTGTTGGTGATGACGGCACATGTCAGGTACCTCAGGATGTGCGGGCAGATGGTCTGTATGGTGTTCAGATACCTTGACAAGGagcaagaggaaagaaaaaaatatacagagAGATCTATCATATTATAACATAGGTGTGACCGTTCTTTGCAAGAAGTTGTAAAAGTGTTTCAATCCGAAAGCTAAAGTTGCACTGAATGCTGCCTTTGGAATAAAACGAGGGCGGGGCTAGGAACTTAGGCAAATTCCATTGAAAAATTATACTAGGGCAAACTCACTGGATGTTTATGCCACTAAAGACGTCACCAAGACTCCGAAAACATATAGTTGCTGTTAACGAGACTAAAAAGCATGCCTGCAAGCTTGTGAACTATAAAACTTAGTAAAATGCTGCAGACATGACACTTTGGGAGTTCATGTTTTAAAGCTAGTCCCCTGAGCCATCGCCTTTCGAGGGATACATACACACTTTGTTAATGATTATCTGTTCTCTAGATGAGGCACACAAGCAACTGCAAACTCTGAACAGCAAGGACTTGACACACaacttatctttatttttttgggATCACAGCAACCTTTTCAAACACTCTGCTTCTGCCGATttcacctgcttcaggaacttctCTGTTATGAACTTCCATGCAATAAGTACCCCTCCGGCGTCCTTTCACCACAATGAGACTTCGAATGGAAGGTCCAGAGGCCGAGCGAAATTTTCTTGCgacataattcttttttttttaacgacaaCTCAAACATTCATAAAATCATAAAATGAGCACAAATTTGTATACGTTATGGAAAATTTGGGAGAGTCAGCAGGTGTGCCAAAACCTCACTAAATTGGGCGACTTTCCTGCCAAGTTGCCAATAACACTGGCACAGGACGGGACTTACTGAGGCTGTCCAAGGAAGAGCTCGATGATGAGGTCCCGGCCCTTGGCATGGTTGAAGAAGACAAACAGGCTCCAGTGGATGAGCCAGGTACGCTGCTGCAGGGAATGCAGGGGCGACGAGAAATTCTGCGCAGAAGAGGGGAGGCGGAAATCGGAAACTGCCTTGCCCGTTCCGAATGCTTCTCCAAGAAACCAAGCCAGCGAAGCAATGTCATTTTACCAGAAATGTCGGTGCATTTGCTCACTCGTCAGCACTCCTTCACGTTCCCCCCTCCAGCCTCCTCATAGTCACCAATGCTCACTCGTGTTAGTAGTCACTTTTGTTCATACTTACTGGCACCCAATTATGCTCAACGCTAGTCCCATACTCATGTTCATCCAAAACTCACCGGCACTCACTCCCGTTCATACTCATGTTAACTGGCACTAACTCACGTTCATACTAGTGATGCCAAACTGTAGATAGTTTAATTATTATCAAACTATTCATAGTACTATCAACAGTGCGCTATCGATAATGTAAGGTCGCACGATATACCATATGTAAACACTGCAACACAAGCTTGCGACGTTACGATTTCTCAATTGCATAAAATGAGGGTTAGTCATGATCAGTTTTCACAAAATTTCTAGCAATATCATTAGCCAAGAATTGCAGAAGTACTGATCATTTTTGTTATGTTATCAATGCTTTCATAGCAAAATATTTTAATATTGATAGCACTACCGATAGTACTGTTTAAATTATGGATAGTTAAAAAAAGTTATCGAAACTATCGACAGTCAATTTACCAACAGTGTTGCATCACTAGTTCGTACGTCTATCACACACCTGCCATCACTCACTAACACTCGATCTCACACCTGTGAAATGAGTGTGCAATGCGTTTGATTCTGTGTGTACTCGTGAGTGAGTGTGCGAAGCCATGGATCGTTTACATCACCTTAGGCGAGATATTTTATCATAACTCTTACTGTGCCTACACTGGAGTGGTgtgctcttgctttctttcttcttaaagGAGACATTCAGTATTCGATTCAATAGGTTATAAAAAAAGAATGTTCTTAAATATTTGTACTTGACTTTATTAAATGATTTTGCTATTCGAATGCCCCTACAGCTTAGATATTTCAGAAACATTAAAAAGATATCAAGCAAAACCTTCTTTCATTACATGGCACCATTACTATATGAAGCTTTTCGTAGAGAAAGCTACAAATGATCCAGAGAAAGGCTACTAGGTTCACTTAGAATAGTGGTAAAGTTagacctcaatataatgaagtcggtaaaatcggcacaatgcgttggcaggctagttggtgcgaatccatgaatactttgtttagcgcaaaacaacagacacaagaagagagtagcgccttgtcctggtcgtctttcttgtgtctgttgttttgcgctaaacaaagtattcataaAATCGGCAATTTGTTTCGTTATGTCAAAACTTCGTTACATTGAAATCAGACTTTAATGCAGATAAGTACAGTAGCAGatagatttttcttacatggaaggggccacaaaattttccaaattattgggcaGTCACAAAAAGCACATCTCAATTAGGAAGAAATTTCATTGATTGCTTAATTTTAGATTCGGCAACCCGAGATATGATTTCACGTGGGgtcaacgatatcttcacatcggcagtGCAAAGTGAGGCCTGCTATACTTCTGTGTTCACTCTGCTGCCACAACTGACGACTCTATCATGAAAAGCACAGGCAGAGTGGAGGGAATGGTTcagctgcctctcgcttcaacgcattTCTGAAACTGGACATCATGCAACCTCCAGCACTAAATGCATGGGAAGACGCCGCATATGAAGTCACGTATGTCTCGGCTCGCAGCATTTTCACCCATCACAGATTACCTCTCCAAGAAAGAATGCGCGGGACAGCGCTGACAGCCACATGCAGCTGTGGCTGTGCTAGAGGAGGAAATGCACACTGACCTACCCCCCCGCTCGCATAACAAGGCAGGGTGCATCAAACCTGAAGCCCCCATCCTTCTGGTTTCAACCTTGCATGCTTTCGCTCACACCCAAAGCATACGAAGCATGGGGCTAACtgcacttggattttatacggaactgACACTGCTTCACTTCAGTAGTAGCTCTTGATTGCATGGCATACTATCTAAGAGGTGTGTTCACAAGCAGCTATTTGCAATTCAGCTATCTGACCATACGTGTCAGGGAAGTTTTCATTTACTGTCTCGGTATTCTTCCACGGTGTCAGTGCAATTCTGTTATATTGAGActttaaatacatggtgttctgtgGACAAGAAGTCAGAAAAAGtttaataatttgttatatcgagCTTTAACTCTATACTGTACTTACTTGAGAATAGGTCGAACATAAATTGGTTGACTCCTATACTGTATGTACATTGAACTCGCCAAGAAATGCAAAATTGTGATACGAACATAGGCTGACCCATATCTATGTAGAAAAAACCGAAAAACTGTGAACATGACATACCTTTTATTTACCGTAAGCTCGGCTACTAAATCTCGCTAGCTGATGCCACAAGCGGCATCCTCATCGGAACTGCCCGAGGAACCGTCGGATGCTTCACAGGCATCCTTGGTACCCCAAATGGCGTCATCCTTGGTGTTGTAGAGTGGGTTGGATATTCAGCTTTCGTTAAACACAGTTTGGATAATATTCAGACTAGTTTAACGCTGGCATGACGTAGGACTTCCATTAGCTCAGTATTTCTGCTCGCTTTGTTCACGAATGTAGGTCGAGAGTCTTTGGTCACGAATAATAGGTCAATAGCTTATTTTGTGTAACATTTCTGAAAAAAGGAAAAGTCAGCCTATATTTGAATAAATACAGCAAGTTAGTAGTTTAATCACAGAATAGAAAAGTCGCAATTGTATTTTCCAAGTATGACACGGCACAGAAGAAGAAAGTGATACGAACAAGCTCGCATTGCATTGATTTTGACGAATGTAATGCAGCTCACAAAGATGACAAAGAAAGGGTGACAAACTTCACAGACAGCTTACATTGCTGTCTATGTACTCTCGCAGCCGGCTCAGTTCATCGAGGGCCACATCCCAGTTCTGCATGAGGATCTCGGAGGCCAGCTTGCCCCACAGGTTGTTCAGGTAGTTTTTGTCATTGTTGGAGATCTGAAATTGCCAAGATTGCAACAGGTTGCAAGACAACACCGCTTCACAACTGGACAGATTCTAACCACTCACATGGTAGAATGAAAGATGCCACACACACGCATATAAaggctgcacttttttttttcttgtgatctTGACGATATGCAGCCCTTTCAATAAGGTCAAGCCATTTCCATTTAATTTTTGAGGCCCTGCGTAATCCACATGATCCCATTGGACCAAAAGGGCGAACACATATACCGAGACCACGCCAAAGAAGGCACTGCATGACATGGACATTGtcctcagacattttttttttctttttcagattttTGACCTGTGATGTTCGGGGTGTGACTGTCACACGAGGGGGCCCCTACTCGAGCATATATggtaaatagcaaaaaaaaaaaaaaagagcaaaacaatTTTACATGTCATTTACTTGAACTTGAACAT comes from Dermacentor andersoni chromosome 9, qqDerAnde1_hic_scaffold, whole genome shotgun sequence and encodes:
- the eIF3e gene encoding eukaryotic translation initiation factor 3 subunit E-B; its protein translation is MAEWDLTYTVGQYIDRHMVFPLLEFLQNKSIYNEDDLLKAKLDLLQNTKMVDFNIDVYRMCYPDAEVPQDMIQRRGEVVQTLVVLKTETLALIEACQDDEVCKTIQGCRDSRQVLEHLMQISNQINPEMIDRLYAYAKHQYETGGYTGAGECLYLHRFLISNNDKNYLNNLWGKLASEILMQNWDVALDELSRLREYIDSNNFSSPLHSLQQRTWLIHWSLFVFFNHAKGRDLIIELFLGQPQYLNTIQTICPHILRYLTCAVITNKQKRNALRDLVKVIQQESYTYHDPITEFVECLFVNFDFDKAQQKLRECEVVLSNDFFLVACQDDFIENARLFIFETFCRIHECISINMLAEKLNMTPEAAEKWIVNLIRNAHLDAKIDSKLGHVVMGTQAVSPYQQLIDKTQALHFRSQQQIGHLEHRLSSSDRTSHWGAQN